The Glycine soja cultivar W05 chromosome 3, ASM419377v2, whole genome shotgun sequence genome window below encodes:
- the LOC114407684 gene encoding uncharacterized protein LOC114407684 translates to MIAGCFSQPNTPSSSSSSSSSQVPQNLITCIYKTQLCNSPTYLTLSWSKTLFSHSLTISATDIFSITISLNSSTFSFFRRRQGSKSINKRKIKLHWNFTRAEFIQNSAEPESRFYLAISHNDKLQFFLGDLLRDLNRRNKRVDVEANNVVDPVLLSRREHVFGRRCYVSRAVFMGSKHVIEIECGGGVLGVKVDGETRLVVKRLAWKFRGYEKIFINGVQVEFYWDVLSWVVNSNKGNGHGVFVFQVGDGTVWPEMVGAEKKLMNKSVSASSVLQWPEDTCDCGRTSGTNATGFSFLLYAWTIN, encoded by the coding sequence ATGATCGCAGGTTGTTTCAGCCAACCCAACACTCCTTCAtcaagcagcagcagcagcagctccCAAGTGCCACAGAATCTGATAACATGCATATACAAAACTCAACTATGTAATTCCCCCACTTATCTCACTCTCAGCTGGTCCAAAACCCTTTTCTCGCACTCCCTAACCATTTCAGCTACAGACATCTTTTCCATCACAATTTCTCTGAACTCCTCAACCTTCTCCTTCTTCAGAAGACGCCAGGGCTCAAAATCAATCAACAAGCGCAAAATCAAGCTCCACTGGAACTTCACCCGCGCAGAGTTCATTCAAAACTCCGCAGAGCCAGAGTCACGCTTCTACCTTGCAATCTCACACAATGACAAACTCCAATTCTTTCTCGGAGACCTTCTCCGAGATTTGAATCGGCGCAACAAAAGGGTCGACGTTGAGGCTAACAACGTTGTTGACCCGGTTCTGCTGTCGAGGAGAGAGCACGTGTTCGGAAGAAGGTGTTACGTGTCACGTGCGGTGTTCATGGGGTCGAAGCACGTGATAGAGATCGAGTGCGGAGGGGGTGTGCTAGGAGTGAAAGTGGACGGTGAGACGCGGTTGGTGGTGAAAAGGTTGGCGTGGAAGTTCAGAGGCTACGAGAAGATATTCATCAACGGCGTCCAAGTGGAGTTCTATTGGGACGTGCTGAGTTGGGTGGTTAACAGCAACAAAGGGAACGGGCACGGCGTTTTTGTGTTCCAAGTGGGAGACGGAACGGTGTGGCCAGAAATGGTGGGTGCGGAGAAGAAATTAATGAACAAGAGCGTGTCCGCTTCTAGCGTCTTGCAATGGCCAGAGGACACTTGTGACTGTGGGAGGACTTCTGGGACCAACGCCACCGGCTTCTCTTTCTTGCTCTATGCTTGGaccattaattaa